The Bacillus vallismortis genome window below encodes:
- a CDS encoding YcdB/YcdC domain-containing protein has protein sequence MVNKQLKKKAQGIGNVPPHYELEIEDYDQKQKKKGQAYFIWKDPKDPEKHITVELGNDGALLTFSTTVRSEADKKLPDAELKLKALQFAAANHPGTFMKFHFQGKEERGQRIRFIYAKMELGLPLPNSGFLIDMTRSGQIVHFLYYGEGHKAEVPKEFVAKEKVVSHYVNTMSLRLMYDVIDGEQAPRLLYEPILPGYSYPADVDEIVPDQHIADERIENGTPLPTLQNTEKIDIYTMLGFTPDMQKVSEKDFGEEMGSTWREGTAPERKDLSIGSYFETRNKNTIKIKTDKTTGKLKAALSFMEQRNTRQCSIEECQRTALQFLYALYPRAAEFFKVNPILIDERGRIRNHFSVWYKEVPLRFGAARIIVNPETGMIDAFMAPDIDPEQLESINHRPDVSAQEARETFLAAFDVKLEWQPDFTAGSVQHYKLVYKPVYPSYIDAHIRKKKRL, from the coding sequence TTGGTTAATAAACAGCTGAAAAAGAAGGCGCAAGGAATCGGGAATGTACCGCCGCATTATGAGCTTGAGATAGAAGATTACGACCAAAAGCAAAAGAAAAAGGGGCAGGCGTACTTCATCTGGAAGGACCCTAAAGATCCTGAAAAGCACATTACAGTTGAACTTGGAAATGACGGCGCTTTGCTCACCTTTTCAACAACCGTGCGCTCCGAGGCAGACAAAAAGCTCCCAGATGCCGAGCTGAAGCTGAAGGCTCTTCAATTTGCTGCTGCCAACCATCCCGGCACATTTATGAAATTTCATTTTCAGGGCAAGGAAGAACGGGGGCAACGCATCCGTTTTATATATGCCAAAATGGAACTGGGGCTTCCGCTTCCCAATTCAGGCTTTTTGATTGATATGACACGCAGCGGACAGATTGTCCATTTTTTATATTACGGAGAAGGGCATAAAGCCGAAGTTCCAAAGGAATTTGTAGCAAAAGAGAAGGTTGTGTCCCATTACGTAAATACAATGTCTTTGCGGCTGATGTACGATGTCATAGATGGCGAACAGGCACCAAGGCTTCTGTATGAACCGATTCTGCCGGGATACAGCTATCCCGCCGATGTAGACGAAATCGTTCCCGACCAGCATATCGCTGATGAAAGAATAGAAAACGGGACGCCCCTGCCGACGCTTCAGAACACGGAAAAAATCGATATATATACGATGCTGGGCTTCACCCCTGATATGCAGAAAGTCAGTGAAAAGGACTTTGGAGAAGAAATGGGAAGCACGTGGCGCGAAGGAACTGCGCCGGAGCGGAAGGATTTAAGCATAGGGAGTTATTTTGAAACGAGAAATAAAAACACAATCAAAATAAAAACGGACAAAACAACAGGGAAGTTAAAAGCAGCGCTCTCTTTTATGGAACAGCGGAACACCCGCCAATGCTCAATAGAAGAATGCCAAAGGACAGCGCTTCAGTTTTTATATGCGCTTTATCCTAGAGCGGCTGAGTTTTTCAAAGTGAATCCCATCCTAATTGATGAAAGAGGGAGAATCCGCAATCATTTTTCTGTCTGGTATAAAGAAGTGCCGCTGCGGTTCGGTGCTGCCCGAATCATTGTCAATCCGGAAACCGGAATGATAGATGCTTTTATGGCGCCGGATATTGATCCTGAACAATTAGAATCAATCAATCACAGGCCGGATGTTTCAGCTCAAGAAGCGAGAGAAACGTTTTTAGCCGCTTTTGATGTGAAGCTGGAATGGCAGCCTGATTTTACAGCGGGCAGCGTTCAGCATTACAAGCTGGTGTATAAGCCTGTTTATCCTTCCTACATTGATGCGCACATAAGGAAAAAGAAAAGGCTGTGA
- a CDS encoding alpha-glucosidase encodes MKTDWWKDAVVYQVYPRSFQDSNGDGIGDLRGIMSRLDYIKELGADVIWICPIYPSPNVDYGYDVTDHKTIMDSYGTMDDFHELLDQVHQRGLKLVMDFVLNHTSVEHPWFKEAELDKNSKYRSYYIWRPGTKNGLPTDWVSDYGCPVWQYEEHTGEYYLHMNAVKQADLNWEHPEVRQAVFDMMRFWLDKGVDGLRIDQLHLISKKEYLPSYEDYINQRAEPKSFQPNGERIHDYLKEMTDKVFSQYDVMSVGEAGSATPEEGLKYTGTDKHELNMIFHFQHMELDQQPGKEHWDVKPLELSDLKSVLTTWQKKLEYEGWNTLFWCNHDQPRIVSRFGDDGEYRKESAKMLAAVLYFMKGTPYIYQGEEIGMTNAPFTRIEDYKDIQTVNMYHKRVFEKGYDPEDVMRSILAKSRDHARTPMQWSSGKNAGFTDGTPWLKVNPNFSTINVEEAQADPDSILTYYKKLFSLRKQYADLMKGSYDLLLPDDPQLFVYMRENGKQQLLSVNNFSKEQAVFRWPKYCGKDQASLLLSNYKNNGDLADEMVFQPYESRVYLLDKTIK; translated from the coding sequence ATGAAGACAGACTGGTGGAAGGATGCGGTGGTCTATCAAGTTTATCCGAGAAGCTTTCAGGACAGCAATGGAGATGGAATTGGAGATTTGCGGGGAATTATGTCCCGCCTTGATTACATAAAGGAGCTCGGAGCAGACGTGATTTGGATTTGCCCGATTTATCCTTCTCCGAATGTTGATTACGGCTATGATGTGACAGACCATAAGACGATTATGGATTCATACGGAACGATGGACGATTTTCACGAGCTGCTTGACCAGGTGCATCAGCGCGGATTAAAGCTAGTGATGGATTTTGTGTTAAATCACACCTCGGTCGAGCACCCGTGGTTTAAAGAAGCGGAGCTGGACAAAAACAGCAAATACCGCAGCTATTACATTTGGCGCCCTGGCACAAAGAACGGCCTACCGACGGACTGGGTGTCTGACTACGGATGCCCGGTCTGGCAATACGAGGAGCACACGGGAGAATATTATCTCCATATGAATGCCGTCAAACAAGCTGATTTAAATTGGGAACATCCTGAGGTGCGCCAAGCGGTATTTGACATGATGAGATTTTGGCTTGATAAAGGGGTGGACGGGTTACGGATTGATCAGCTCCATCTCATCTCTAAGAAAGAATATCTACCTTCGTATGAGGACTATATCAACCAGCGGGCAGAGCCGAAGTCTTTCCAGCCAAATGGCGAACGGATTCATGACTATTTAAAAGAAATGACAGATAAAGTATTTTCTCAATATGATGTCATGTCCGTCGGAGAGGCAGGAAGCGCCACACCGGAGGAAGGCCTGAAGTATACGGGAACAGATAAGCATGAACTGAACATGATTTTTCACTTTCAGCATATGGAGCTTGACCAGCAACCGGGAAAAGAACATTGGGATGTAAAACCCCTTGAGCTTTCTGATTTAAAGTCTGTTTTGACAACATGGCAAAAGAAGCTTGAATATGAAGGGTGGAATACATTGTTTTGGTGCAACCATGATCAGCCCCGGATTGTGTCGCGATTCGGAGACGATGGGGAATACCGGAAAGAATCCGCGAAAATGCTGGCCGCCGTTCTTTATTTCATGAAGGGCACGCCGTATATTTATCAAGGAGAAGAAATCGGGATGACAAACGCGCCGTTTACCCGAATTGAGGACTATAAAGATATCCAAACGGTCAATATGTATCATAAACGGGTGTTTGAAAAAGGCTATGATCCAGAAGATGTGATGAGATCGATCTTAGCCAAAAGCCGGGATCACGCCCGGACGCCGATGCAGTGGAGCAGCGGCAAGAATGCCGGATTTACTGACGGCACGCCTTGGCTGAAGGTCAACCCGAACTTCTCGACTATCAATGTGGAGGAAGCACAGGCAGATCCTGATTCGATCTTAACCTACTACAAAAAGCTGTTCAGCCTGAGAAAGCAGTACGCTGACCTCATGAAAGGAAGCTATGATCTTTTGCTTCCGGATGATCCGCAGCTGTTTGTATACATGAGAGAAAATGGAAAACAGCAGCTTTTGTCGGTCAATAACTTTTCAAAAGAGCAGGCTGTTTTCCGTTGGCCTAAGTATTGCGGAAAGGATCAGGCATCCTTGCTTCTCAGCAATTATAAAAACAACGGTGATCTGGCTGACGAAATGGTGTTTCAGCCTTACGAGAGCAGAGTATATCTTCTGGACAAAACAATCAAATGA
- a CDS encoding RapH N-terminal domain-containing protein, protein MRAKIPSEEVAVKLNEWYKLIRAFEADQAEALKQEIEYDLEDMEENQDLLLYFSLMEFRHRIMLDKLMPVKDSDTKPPFSDMLNEIESNQQKLTGLLEYYFYYFRGMYEFKQKNFILAIDHYKHAEEKLEYVEDEIEKAEFLFKVAEVYYHIKQTYFSMNYASQALDIYTKYELYGRRRVQCEFIIAGNLTDVYHYEKALIHLCSALDHARQLEESYMIAAAHYNVGHCKYSLGDFNEAEGYIKTAAVIFERHNFQQVVQAVFSLTHIYCKQAKYDKAAEAYDRGIKSAAEWADDMYLTKFRLIHELYLGSGDWKVLEECFDLLESRQLLADAEELLHDTAEHFNQQERYESAAFFYRRLMNIKKKLAEQRFR, encoded by the coding sequence ATGAGAGCAAAGATTCCATCTGAGGAAGTAGCAGTAAAGCTAAACGAATGGTACAAGCTCATTCGCGCATTTGAAGCAGATCAAGCAGAAGCGTTAAAGCAGGAGATCGAATACGATTTAGAAGACATGGAAGAAAATCAGGACTTGCTTTTATATTTTTCTTTGATGGAATTCCGGCATCGAATCATGCTGGATAAGCTGATGCCGGTGAAAGACAGCGACACCAAGCCTCCGTTCTCTGATATGCTGAACGAAATTGAAAGCAATCAGCAAAAACTCACAGGCTTATTGGAATACTACTTTTATTATTTCAGAGGGATGTACGAATTTAAACAGAAAAATTTCATATTAGCGATTGACCATTATAAACATGCCGAGGAAAAGCTTGAGTATGTCGAGGATGAGATCGAAAAAGCTGAGTTTCTTTTTAAGGTTGCAGAAGTGTATTATCACATCAAACAAACGTATTTTTCCATGAATTATGCGAGCCAGGCGCTTGATATCTATACGAAATATGAGCTGTACGGGCGCCGCCGCGTGCAGTGTGAATTTATCATTGCCGGAAATTTGACCGATGTTTATCATTATGAAAAAGCGCTGATACACTTGTGCAGTGCCTTAGATCATGCGAGGCAGCTTGAAGAATCGTATATGATCGCCGCTGCCCATTATAATGTCGGACACTGTAAGTACAGTCTGGGAGATTTCAATGAAGCGGAGGGCTATATTAAAACAGCCGCCGTCATTTTTGAGAGGCACAACTTTCAGCAGGTCGTTCAAGCCGTTTTTTCACTGACCCATATCTACTGTAAACAGGCAAAATACGACAAAGCGGCAGAAGCATATGACCGCGGGATCAAGAGCGCTGCTGAATGGGCAGATGACATGTACTTGACGAAATTCCGCCTCATTCATGAGCTTTATCTTGGCAGCGGCGACTGGAAGGTGCTTGAAGAATGCTTCGACCTGCTGGAATCCCGCCAGCTTCTTGCCGATGCTGAAGAACTGCTGCATGATACAGCGGAACATTTCAATCAGCAAGAACGTTACGAGTCCGCCGCTTTCTTTTACCGCAGGCTGATGAATATTAAAAAGAAGCTTGCTGAGCAGCGTTTTCGATAG
- the znuC gene encoding zinc ABC transporter ATP-binding protein ZnuC: protein MNLVSLKDIVFGYSHTPVLDKVSLDIESGEFVGITGPNGAAKSTLMKVMLGMLKPWEGTVTISKRNTEGKRLTIGYVPQQISSFNAGFPSTVLELVQSGRYTKGKWFKRLNEEDHIEVEKALKMVEMWELRERKIGDLSGGQKQKICIARMLASNPDLLMLDEPTTAVDYDSRKGFYEFMHHLVKNHNRTVVMVTHEQNEVQQFLDKVIRLERGEKGGWKCLTWNSCDELF, encoded by the coding sequence ATGAATCTCGTCTCATTGAAAGATATCGTTTTCGGCTATTCCCATACGCCTGTTTTGGATAAAGTATCACTTGATATTGAAAGCGGTGAGTTTGTCGGCATCACGGGCCCAAACGGCGCCGCTAAATCGACGCTTATGAAAGTCATGCTCGGCATGCTGAAACCGTGGGAAGGCACGGTGACGATCAGTAAAAGGAATACAGAAGGAAAACGCCTGACGATAGGCTACGTCCCGCAGCAAATTTCTTCATTTAATGCCGGTTTTCCAAGTACGGTGCTGGAGCTTGTGCAGTCAGGCCGATACACAAAAGGGAAATGGTTTAAACGTTTAAATGAAGAAGATCATATCGAAGTGGAAAAAGCGTTGAAAATGGTGGAAATGTGGGAGCTCCGCGAGCGGAAAATCGGCGACTTATCAGGCGGACAGAAGCAGAAAATCTGTATCGCAAGAATGCTTGCCAGCAATCCGGATCTCTTAATGCTGGACGAACCGACAACAGCCGTTGACTATGACAGCAGAAAAGGATTTTACGAATTTATGCACCATCTCGTGAAAAATCACAACCGCACAGTTGTGATGGTCACTCATGAACAAAATGAAGTGCAGCAATTTTTAGATAAAGTAATTCGATTAGAGAGAGGAGAAAAAGGCGGATGGAAATGTTTGACTTGGAATTCATGCGACGAGCTTTTCTAG
- a CDS encoding aldo/keto reductase has protein sequence MDQTRTLGKTKLRVKRIGFGANAVGGHNLFPNLNDETGKDLVRTALDGGVNFIDTAFIYGLGRSEELIGEVVQERGARNELMIATKGAHKEVNGSIELDNSREFLRGEVEKSLKRLKTDYIDLYYVHFPDGKTPLAEVAGTLKELKDEGKIKAIGASNLNDQQLQEFNADGYLEVFQAEYSLIQRDAEREILPYCEKHGISFIPYFPLASGLLTGKFTKDTVFDDFRKDKPQFQGETFIHNLTKVDKLKAVAEEKQAETAHVALAWLLTRPAIDAIIPGAKRPEQLKDNLKTLNIELTEDEVEFISGIFT, from the coding sequence ATGGATCAAACACGTACTCTTGGCAAAACGAAGCTGCGGGTGAAGCGGATCGGATTCGGCGCGAATGCGGTCGGCGGACATAATCTATTTCCGAACCTGAATGATGAAACAGGGAAGGATTTGGTGAGAACGGCATTGGATGGCGGCGTGAATTTTATTGATACCGCCTTTATATACGGACTGGGGCGTTCTGAAGAATTAATCGGCGAAGTTGTGCAGGAACGCGGCGCACGGAATGAGCTCATGATTGCCACCAAAGGGGCCCATAAAGAAGTGAATGGCAGCATTGAATTAGACAACAGCCGGGAGTTTCTTCGCGGCGAGGTGGAAAAGAGTCTGAAGCGCTTGAAAACAGATTACATTGATTTGTATTATGTTCATTTCCCTGATGGCAAAACCCCTCTTGCTGAGGTGGCAGGCACGCTGAAGGAGCTGAAGGATGAGGGGAAAATCAAAGCGATCGGCGCTTCAAACCTCAATGATCAGCAATTGCAGGAATTTAATGCAGACGGCTATTTGGAGGTCTTCCAGGCAGAATACTCTCTCATTCAGCGTGATGCCGAGAGGGAGATTCTTCCATACTGTGAAAAACACGGCATATCCTTTATTCCTTATTTTCCGCTCGCGTCCGGACTGCTGACAGGAAAATTCACGAAAGATACGGTCTTTGATGACTTTAGAAAGGATAAGCCGCAATTTCAGGGAGAAACGTTTATTCACAACCTCACAAAAGTAGATAAGCTGAAAGCGGTGGCGGAGGAAAAACAAGCGGAGACGGCACATGTCGCATTGGCGTGGCTGTTAACGAGACCGGCAATAGACGCCATCATTCCAGGCGCTAAGCGTCCAGAGCAATTGAAAGATAACCTGAAAACCTTGAACATTGAACTGACCGAAGATGAAGTGGAATTTATCAGCGGGATTTTTACATAA
- a CDS encoding DUF4352 domain-containing protein translates to MFQKKTQAVFLILLLMMFTAACSGSKTSAEKKESETEKSSDIAQVKLKDVSYTLPSKYDKSTTDGQLVLKVNVAVKNTGKEPLNVDSMDFTLYQDDTKMSDTDPEDYNEKLRSSTINADKSVEGSLFFVVDKGEKYELNYTPESYGDKKPKSVTFKINGKDKKILATADQLQDSAKALSAYVDVLLFGKDNADFEKITGANKNEIVHDFNESAKDGYLSASGLSSTYADSKALDNIVNGIKAGLSKNSSIQAKTTSLSKDEAIVEATIKPVDASSLSDRIEDRVKDYYSKNAGASYEDAVKYALQVYPEEFKKLGPASSEKTVEVKMKKNDIDQWQLDMDDYRAAELVEAFIKE, encoded by the coding sequence ATGTTCCAGAAAAAAACGCAAGCTGTTTTCCTAATTCTTCTGCTGATGATGTTTACAGCCGCTTGTTCCGGAAGCAAAACAAGCGCGGAGAAGAAAGAGTCAGAAACAGAAAAAAGCTCAGATATAGCTCAAGTCAAACTTAAAGATGTCTCTTATACACTGCCGTCTAAATATGATAAGTCCACTACAGATGGCCAGCTTGTGTTAAAAGTCAATGTCGCTGTGAAAAACACAGGGAAAGAGCCGCTGAATGTAGACAGTATGGATTTCACTTTGTACCAAGATGATACCAAAATGTCTGACACAGACCCTGAAGACTATAACGAAAAGCTGCGCAGCAGCACGATTAACGCTGATAAATCCGTTGAAGGAAGCCTTTTCTTTGTTGTAGATAAAGGCGAGAAATACGAGCTTAACTATACGCCGGAATCTTACGGTGATAAAAAGCCAAAATCAGTTACTTTCAAAATTAATGGTAAAGACAAAAAAATCCTTGCAACAGCCGATCAGCTACAAGACTCTGCAAAAGCATTATCGGCTTATGTTGACGTCCTTCTTTTCGGTAAAGACAACGCTGATTTCGAAAAAATCACCGGTGCCAACAAAAACGAAATTGTACATGATTTCAACGAATCAGCCAAAGACGGCTATCTCTCTGCTTCCGGCCTTTCAAGCACATACGCGGACAGCAAAGCGCTTGATAATATCGTAAACGGCATTAAAGCGGGATTAAGCAAAAACTCTTCCATCCAGGCGAAAACCACATCGCTCTCTAAAGACGAAGCAATTGTTGAAGCCACTATCAAACCTGTAGATGCGTCTTCGCTCTCAGACCGCATCGAAGACAGAGTAAAAGACTACTACAGCAAGAATGCTGGCGCGAGCTATGAGGATGCTGTGAAATACGCGCTTCAAGTATATCCTGAGGAATTCAAAAAGCTCGGACCGGCTTCATCTGAAAAAACGGTTGAAGTGAAAATGAAGAAGAACGACATCGACCAATGGCAGCTTGATATGGACGATTACAGAGCAGCAGAATTAGTCGAAGCATTCATCAAAGAATAA
- a CDS encoding metal ABC transporter substrate-binding protein codes for MFKKWSGLFVIAACFLLVAACGNSSTKGSADSKSDKLHIVTTFYPMYEFTKQIVKDKGDVDLLIPSSVEPHDWEPTPKDIANIQDADLFVYNSEYMETWVPSAEKSMGQGHAVFVNASKGIDLMEGSEEEHEEHEEHGEHEEHEHSHSHAMDPHVWLSPVLAQKEVENITAQIVKQDPDNKEYYEKNSKEYIAKLQDLDKLYRTTVKKAVKKEFITQHTAFSYLAKEYGLTQVPIAGLSPDQEPSAADLAKLKTYAKEHNVKVIYFEEIASSKVAETLASEIGAKTEVLNTLEGLSKEEQDKGLGYIDIMKQNLDALKDSLLDKS; via the coding sequence ATGTTTAAAAAATGGAGCGGCTTGTTTGTGATTGCAGCGTGCTTTTTATTAGTCGCAGCATGCGGCAATTCATCAACAAAAGGGTCGGCGGATTCTAAGAGTGATAAACTGCACATTGTCACAACGTTCTACCCGATGTATGAATTTACGAAACAAATTGTAAAAGATAAAGGAGATGTGGATTTGTTAATTCCATCTTCCGTTGAACCGCATGATTGGGAACCGACGCCAAAAGACATTGCCAACATTCAAGATGCTGATTTGTTCGTTTATAATAGTGAATACATGGAAACTTGGGTTCCGTCAGCTGAAAAAAGCATGGGTCAAGGCCATGCCGTTTTCGTCAACGCGAGCAAAGGCATTGATTTAATGGAAGGTTCGGAAGAAGAACACGAAGAGCATGAAGAACACGGAGAGCACGAGGAGCATGAGCACAGCCATAGCCATGCAATGGACCCTCACGTATGGCTCAGCCCTGTTCTGGCGCAGAAGGAAGTTGAAAATATTACGGCGCAGATCGTAAAGCAGGACCCGGATAACAAAGAATACTATGAGAAAAATAGTAAAGAATATATTGCAAAACTGCAGGATCTTGATAAACTATATCGTACAACCGTAAAAAAAGCGGTGAAGAAAGAATTCATCACACAGCATACAGCTTTTAGCTATTTGGCAAAAGAATACGGTCTGACGCAGGTTCCGATTGCAGGGCTTTCGCCTGACCAAGAACCGAGCGCAGCCGACTTAGCAAAACTGAAAACGTATGCCAAAGAACATAACGTAAAAGTCATTTACTTTGAAGAAATTGCATCCTCAAAGGTCGCAGAAACGCTGGCCAGTGAAATCGGCGCAAAGACTGAAGTGCTCAATACACTGGAGGGCTTAAGCAAAGAAGAACAAGATAAAGGTTTAGGGTATATCGACATTATGAAACAAAACCTCGATGCCCTTAAAGATTCACTATTGGATAAATCATAA
- a CDS encoding SDR family oxidoreductase — MYKDLTGKTAIVTGSSKGIGKAIAERFGQEKMNVVVNYHSDPSGADETVDIIKHNGGKAVAVEADVSKEEGIQALLDTALDHFGTLDVLVNNSGFNGAEAMPHEMSLEDWQRVIDVNITGTFLGAKAALSHMMKNNIKGNVLNISSVHQQIPRPVNVQYSTSKGGIKMMTETLALNYADKGIRVNAIAPGTIATESNVDTKKEESRQKQLKKIPMNAFGKPEEVAAAAAWLVSEEASYVTGTTLFVDGGMTIYPSQLE; from the coding sequence ATGTATAAAGATTTAACCGGAAAAACAGCGATCGTGACAGGTTCTTCAAAAGGAATCGGGAAAGCCATTGCGGAACGGTTCGGGCAGGAGAAAATGAATGTTGTTGTGAATTATCACAGCGACCCGTCTGGAGCCGATGAAACGGTGGACATCATTAAGCATAACGGAGGGAAAGCCGTCGCAGTTGAGGCGGACGTGTCAAAAGAAGAAGGAATTCAGGCGCTCTTGGACACCGCTTTAGACCATTTCGGCACGCTCGATGTTCTGGTGAACAACTCGGGTTTTAACGGCGCGGAGGCTATGCCGCATGAGATGAGTCTTGAAGATTGGCAGAGAGTCATTGATGTCAACATCACCGGAACCTTTCTGGGAGCAAAAGCAGCCCTTAGCCACATGATGAAAAACAACATCAAAGGCAATGTGCTGAATATTTCGAGCGTTCACCAGCAGATCCCGCGCCCCGTCAATGTTCAGTATTCCACGTCGAAAGGCGGCATCAAGATGATGACAGAAACGCTGGCGCTCAATTATGCGGATAAAGGAATTCGCGTCAACGCAATAGCGCCCGGAACCATTGCCACAGAATCAAATGTGGATACGAAAAAGGAAGAGAGCAGACAAAAACAATTGAAAAAAATCCCAATGAATGCCTTCGGAAAGCCGGAAGAAGTGGCAGCAGCAGCGGCTTGGCTTGTTTCTGAGGAAGCGAGCTATGTAACCGGCACCACACTCTTCGTCGATGGCGGAATGACAATTTATCCGTCTCAGCTTGAATAG
- a CDS encoding M15 family metallopeptidase: MKLSAKISVILCILFLLDLCFSYIRNEWHSQNALQNMPVPSDLHPIVKQNADALKAAAAKKGINVVITEGFRSFKEQDELYKQGRTKEGNIVTYARGGESYHNYGFAIDFALQKKDGSIIWDIEYDGNQNGQSDWVEVVEIAKKLGFEWGGDWKRFKDYPHLQMIPD; the protein is encoded by the coding sequence ATGAAATTATCCGCAAAAATATCCGTTATCTTATGTATTCTGTTTCTTCTTGATCTGTGTTTTAGTTATATACGAAACGAATGGCATTCTCAAAACGCCCTGCAGAATATGCCTGTCCCTTCGGATCTTCATCCGATTGTGAAACAGAACGCCGATGCTCTCAAGGCCGCAGCGGCGAAAAAAGGCATTAACGTTGTCATTACAGAAGGATTCAGGTCCTTTAAGGAACAAGACGAATTATATAAACAGGGGCGTACAAAAGAAGGGAATATTGTCACCTATGCAAGAGGAGGAGAATCGTATCATAACTATGGTTTCGCCATAGATTTCGCCCTGCAAAAAAAGGATGGCAGCATCATTTGGGACATAGAATATGACGGCAATCAAAACGGTCAATCAGATTGGGTGGAGGTTGTCGAGATTGCTAAGAAGCTCGGTTTTGAGTGGGGCGGCGACTGGAAACGATTCAAGGACTACCCCCACTTGCAGATGATTCCTGACTAG
- a CDS encoding YcdB/YcdC domain-containing protein → MKQKALEIGRVPEHLKLEIEDYGDDEKRTYFCWIDPHDEHIGIIVELDPDGQLTSLSRDIEPESKKRLSEEQLENIMRQFVETHYPGALTDFVCEENGRTYDDKVRFSYVQIEDGLPLPMSGFMADITLSGEIIYFRYYGKAGSIIKPKRIADDEEALAFIKKDVEFNLLFEVLNRSVYKNGDDQPHLVYEPECRAITVPADLVLEEWAIDDDDRERESFPLPLFEDIYEKVDLSSMIGIEKEFVKEREADLGDGKIGTVWRNPDDPVYEPADKSMDSWFRGRVHQVLKTIHNKDTGKLESVMSFMEKKGPLTVTEAECEKIAIRFLFALFPNADQYFKIRYDEPDEEDNAVAGFTFEAHCHGVPLRFGQTRICVSRQTGRITAYMGPDIDPKELETIHPVPAISAEQAKSIFWKHFKVELSWEREYRDDEGNSYRLVYKPVYPCFIEAHTGEPVMSVW, encoded by the coding sequence ATGAAACAAAAAGCACTGGAAATCGGCCGGGTTCCGGAACACTTAAAACTGGAAATTGAAGATTATGGCGATGATGAAAAAAGAACCTATTTTTGTTGGATAGATCCTCACGATGAACACATCGGCATTATCGTGGAACTTGATCCGGACGGGCAGCTTACGTCACTTTCCCGTGATATTGAGCCTGAGAGCAAAAAAAGGCTGTCTGAAGAGCAATTAGAGAATATCATGCGCCAATTTGTCGAGACTCATTATCCCGGAGCGCTCACTGACTTTGTCTGTGAAGAAAATGGCCGTACATACGATGATAAGGTGAGATTTTCATATGTTCAAATAGAGGACGGTCTTCCTCTTCCCATGAGCGGATTTATGGCGGATATCACCTTATCAGGCGAGATCATTTACTTCCGCTATTACGGGAAAGCGGGCAGCATCATCAAACCAAAGCGGATCGCTGATGATGAGGAGGCACTTGCCTTTATCAAGAAGGATGTGGAGTTCAACCTATTGTTTGAAGTTCTCAATCGTTCTGTTTACAAAAACGGGGACGATCAGCCGCATTTGGTGTATGAGCCTGAATGCAGAGCCATCACCGTGCCCGCGGATTTGGTTCTAGAAGAATGGGCAATTGATGACGATGACAGGGAGCGTGAAAGCTTTCCTCTCCCTTTATTCGAAGACATTTATGAAAAGGTTGATCTAAGCAGCATGATCGGCATCGAAAAAGAGTTTGTCAAAGAGCGGGAAGCGGATTTGGGAGACGGAAAAATCGGGACTGTTTGGCGGAATCCGGATGATCCTGTATATGAGCCGGCGGATAAAAGCATGGACAGCTGGTTTAGAGGACGGGTTCATCAAGTGCTGAAAACCATCCATAACAAAGATACCGGAAAACTCGAAAGTGTCATGTCATTTATGGAGAAAAAAGGGCCGTTGACAGTAACTGAGGCAGAGTGTGAAAAAATTGCGATTCGCTTCCTGTTTGCTTTATTTCCGAATGCCGATCAATATTTTAAGATCAGGTACGACGAACCGGATGAAGAAGATAACGCAGTCGCTGGTTTTACATTTGAAGCGCACTGTCATGGAGTGCCGCTCCGGTTTGGACAGACCAGAATCTGCGTCAGCCGCCAGACCGGCCGCATTACCGCTTATATGGGACCGGATATTGACCCGAAGGAGCTGGAAACCATTCATCCGGTTCCGGCTATTTCAGCAGAACAAGCGAAGTCTATCTTCTGGAAGCATTTTAAAGTTGAGCTTAGCTGGGAGAGGGAATACCGTGATGATGAAGGAAACAGCTACCGGCTCGTCTACAAGCCGGTGTATCCGTGTTTTATTGAAGCCCATACAGGAGAGCCAGTGATGAGTGTCTGGTAA